Genomic DNA from Roseimicrobium gellanilyticum:
CTCACCCAACCACCGGGCAACAGCGCATTCTCCACGAGCCGAACTGAGAAACCCCAAAAAAATCTGCATACGCGGAAATGCCACCTGACTCACCTGACTCTCATAGCGGAAACGCTGCCCCCAAGGCTCCCTTCGTCTTCGCCACCTGCAAGCAAGGCTGGGAAAAGGCCCTGAAGGATGAGGCCAAATCCATCCCCGAAGGCCTCCGCCCCGCCTTCATGCGCCCCGGCCTCATCACCTGGAAATGTGAGGTCCCGCCCACCGCGGACTTCGTGCTGCCCGGCATCTTTGCCCGCATGAGCGGCCACTCCATCGGCACGTGCAAAGACGCCGCGGACCTCGCCAGCAAACTGGGCGAGGTGAAACGACACACGCTCAAGCTGCACGTCTATCCGCGTGAGTTTCCCGAAGACGGCCTCCCGCTGGAGGAGTGGTCCCGCATCGATGCCTTCCGCACTCGCCTGCTGAAATCCCTGCGCGATGCCGGTGTGGCGATGGATGATGATAGCGAAACCGTGTTGGGCGATACCGTGCTGGATGTCATCGTGGAAGATGATCTCGCTGCCCCATTCTTCGCCGGATGGCACCGCCACGGTGCCAACACCAATCCCACTCCCGGCGGCATCCCACGTGCCGTTATTCCCTTGGAATCACCCTCCCGCGCCTGGTTGAAGCTCGTGCAAGCCCTCGCCTTCGCCGGACTTGAAACGAAAAACACCCACCCGCTGCGTGGAAAAATCGCCGTGGAGCTCGGCAGCGCCCCCGGTGGTGCGAGCTACGCCCTGCTCCAGCGTGGCATGCGCGTCATGGGCATCGACCCTGGCGCCATGGACCCACGTGTGCTGAACTACCGCACTCCTCAAGGAGGCATTCCCTTCAAGCATCTCCAGATGCCCGCCGGTGAGGTGGACCCCAATCTCCTCCCGCCGCAAGCTGACCTCCTCATCTCCGACCTGAATCTCGCCCCCGCCGTGATGATTCGCCTCGTGAAAAAGATGCAGGCCCAAGTGCAGGCCAGCCTCCTCATCCTCACGCTGAAGATCAACGACCGCGCCGTCTTCGCCAGCCTCCAGGAAAACCTCACCGCCATCCGCGACTTCGCCCCCGGTCCCATCCGCGCCACCCACCTCCCCGGCAACCGCGATGAGATTTGCGTGGTGGCGGGGCGGCTTGGTAGTTGAAACGCAAAGCAGCGAAAGCAGCAACGAATGAAGTTTGAGCAAAACGTGTTGCCTGCAAAGCGCAGACTCATTTCTCTCTCCAATGGGTGAGCAGGCCCTCGTTCAAGGAGCGGGACTTGCCTAAGTCCCGGTGGTGGGCAAATGGGTGCGGAGCCTCATCGCGACGTTGTTCTGAAAAGCTATGCAGGTGTTGATTTTCCTGCATCATTGCAGACTATCTACCTGCACAGCAGAAGTATGAAAGCCACTCCCTTCCAAGTTGTTTTCGCCGAAAACTGGATGGCGAAGGTCTGGAAAGTAGGATTCGTTGCGGCGACAATTTCCACATCCATCATTCACTTCATTCCAACTTTCGGTGTTCTTGGCTTCTCTATTTCTTCGTTTGTGCTGGTATTTGTGATTCTTGTGGGTGGACTCATCGCCTACTTCGCGTCGCTCATTTTTGGCTCATGTATCCTGCCGCCAGTCTACCGGTGGCGGGAGCGAATCAATGGAGCTCCTTTCGAGACTGGTGATGTCGTTGAAATATTGAAGAAGCCCCATCGTGGACGGACTGCCAGGATGGTTTCTCCAGGAAATCCACAGTATGGAGCTTGCGTGCGCTTATCCGATAGCGGAGATGGCTCAGCCACCTTGAATGTCGAGTGGCACGCAATTCGGAGACTGTCTAAAGCCGAGCAAGACATTGGTGCCAACGGCGAGAAATCTCCATTGCTGGCTCAGCTTGATCATTCGCCGAAGCAATGAAAATCCCGGCGATTACAGGAATCATTCGGCGGCGAATCTTGCTGAACTACAGAGTCGCGCCCGATGTCGCGCAATCCGTGCTCCCTTCGAGATTTCGCCCCAAGCTGGTCGGCGCCTATGCGATAGCAGGCGTTTGTCTCATTCGATTGGAGGGCATCCGTCCCAAGGGGATTCCGGGATCGTTTGGCATCACCAGCGAAAATGCCGCTCATCGGATCGCCGTTGAGTGGGAGGATGATGAAGGGAGGACACAACAGGGCGTTTATATTCCACGACGCGACACGAGCTCTCGACTGAATGCCCTTGCGGGAGGGCGGGTGTTTCCAGGCGTTCACCATTATTCGAAGTTTACGGTCGATGACCACAACGGAAGGATCTCGCTGCGAATCCTTGCAGAGGGCATCGAAGCGCCACTCGTCCACCTTGAAGCAAGTGAGACCGAAGTATTTCCTGAAACATCCATTTTCAACTCCCTGGCGGACTCTTCCCAATTCTTCGAGTCAGGCTGTATCGGGTATTCCGCCCGTCCAGATTCCTGTGTGCTCGACGGTCTCTCTTTGAGGGTGTCCGATTGGCGGGTGTCACCACTCGCCATTCAAATTGCCCGCTCATCCTACTTTGATAACGTATCAATATTCCCAGCCGGAAGCATCGTTTTGGATCATGCGTTGCTCATGCGGGACATTCCGCATGAGTGGCATTCCGAACCGACGATGAACTCGGAACAACCGTTGGCGGCCAATACTGCGGATCGTGCCCCTCAGTCAACTTGAAGTGACGCAAGTTCTCCCAGCCCTCACCCACGCCGAAGCCATGCCCGAAACCCCATCCCCCAAGCCCGCTACCCTCAAACGCCTGGATAACATCCTCATCGTCGTCGAAGACCTTGAGGCCGTGAAAGCCTTCTTCATCGCGCTGGGCCTCGAACTGGAAGGCGAGACCATCGTCGAAGGTCCCATGGTGGAGCGCCTCATCAATCTTCAGAACGTCCGCGCCACCATCGCCATGATGCGCACTCCGGACGGCCAGGGGCGCATTGAGCTCGACAAGTACCACACACCGGACCCCATCCGCATCGGCCCGGTGAACACTCCGGTGAACGCTCTCGGCATCCGCCGCATCATGTTCGCCGTCGAAGGCATCGATGAAGTCGTCGCCCGCCTCGTTGCCCACGGCGCTGAACTCGTCGGCGAAGTGGTGCAATACGGTGACATCTACCGCCTCGCCTACGTGCGCGGACCAGAGGGTATCATCGTCGGCCTTGCTGAGGAACTCGGGTAACGCACCACTCCACACCTCCGTTGATGCCGGGACCAGCTCTGCACACATGGCCAGTCTGAAAAATCAAGAAAGCGAAGCTGGGCCGTCTCAAATCAAGACCCCGCTTCACTTGCGTCTGGCACACAGAGAACACGCTTTGCGTCTTGGAGTGCGTGTGGCAAGCGCTCAAGCGCGACACCGCTTTCAATCGGAGGGGCAGGCATCACTTTCGACATCACGTTCCAAACTCCATGGCACCCCACCAACGTAGCTCGCGAGTCCCTTCGCGAGGACGCCACGCCAAAGAACCCATCTCGAAAAACCAACCGCAGCATGGACCAAACCGCGCAGCCCCCATGCCGGAGGCATGGCAGCATGTAGCCGGTGGTTGAGCGAAGCGACACCACCGGGCAAGCGAGAAAAATCACCGCATCCCGAAGGTGATGCCAGCATCGTTGCCATCAGATGCGGTGTCAGTCCACCTCGCATTGCTTCACACGATTGG
This window encodes:
- a CDS encoding SAM-dependent methyltransferase — its product is MPPDSPDSHSGNAAPKAPFVFATCKQGWEKALKDEAKSIPEGLRPAFMRPGLITWKCEVPPTADFVLPGIFARMSGHSIGTCKDAADLASKLGEVKRHTLKLHVYPREFPEDGLPLEEWSRIDAFRTRLLKSLRDAGVAMDDDSETVLGDTVLDVIVEDDLAAPFFAGWHRHGANTNPTPGGIPRAVIPLESPSRAWLKLVQALAFAGLETKNTHPLRGKIAVELGSAPGGASYALLQRGMRVMGIDPGAMDPRVLNYRTPQGGIPFKHLQMPAGEVDPNLLPPQADLLISDLNLAPAVMIRLVKKMQAQVQASLLILTLKINDRAVFASLQENLTAIRDFAPGPIRATHLPGNRDEICVVAGRLGS
- a CDS encoding DUF2071 domain-containing protein, which produces MKIPAITGIIRRRILLNYRVAPDVAQSVLPSRFRPKLVGAYAIAGVCLIRLEGIRPKGIPGSFGITSENAAHRIAVEWEDDEGRTQQGVYIPRRDTSSRLNALAGGRVFPGVHHYSKFTVDDHNGRISLRILAEGIEAPLVHLEASETEVFPETSIFNSLADSSQFFESGCIGYSARPDSCVLDGLSLRVSDWRVSPLAIQIARSSYFDNVSIFPAGSIVLDHALLMRDIPHEWHSEPTMNSEQPLAANTADRAPQST
- a CDS encoding VOC family protein — translated: MPETPSPKPATLKRLDNILIVVEDLEAVKAFFIALGLELEGETIVEGPMVERLINLQNVRATIAMMRTPDGQGRIELDKYHTPDPIRIGPVNTPVNALGIRRIMFAVEGIDEVVARLVAHGAELVGEVVQYGDIYRLAYVRGPEGIIVGLAEELG